A region of the Pseudorca crassidens isolate mPseCra1 chromosome 9, mPseCra1.hap1, whole genome shotgun sequence genome:
AGAAGGGCCCCTGGACCTCCCCCTCTACCCACCCTCAGGCCCCCAGCTCCTAGGCTGGCCCAGCCATAAGCAGGGGCTCAGGAGGGACCCACACGGATGTGAGGGTTCATGAGCGGGTCCAGGTTGGGATCGCTGTCAGCCGCAGCCCGGCCCAGGCGAGACATGAGCGCAAGGAGGGCCAGGaagcccagcagccccaggagcagcagcagccCTGCCCGCTGGAGCAGGGTCAGCGGCCGCTTACGAGACCCAGCCCGGCTCCTGGGGGGATGAGGGGAAGTCAGGTCAGGCCTCCAGTCCCTGGCGGCCCCTGCAGCCGGGAGAGGAGCCCCAGCCATGACGCTCGTCTTCCAGCCCCAGCGCCACCATCCCTGAGCCTGGTTTCCTCAAGGGTGGTCATCCCTGCACCTGCCCACTACCAGGCTGACTGTGCAGCTCAAACCAGCTGAGGCAACAACTGTGTTCTGAAACTGGAATGTGTCGGGCATAAGGAGAGTCACAAAGATTGGGGGGTGTCAGAGCAGGAAGGGGCCTCAAAGAGCCCGAGTCCGAACCTCATACGTGGCACGCAAGGAAACACCCAGAGGGGGGCAGACCCAAGCCCAGGCTTCGGTGCACAGCCCCTATACCAGGTCCCGTTATTACCCAGAACAAGCCCCTTTTGTCATGAAATCGCCCTGCCAGGGTCTCTGGCTCtcacttcccctcctcccccttcctggcATCCTGCCCCACCTGACCCCATGTACctgagcagctgggccagccAGCCCAGGGCAGGCCGGCGACGGTACTTGTCATCATCACAATCCCCATGGAGGCCTGGCGCTCGGTCATCATCCCGTGTGTCATACACCTTCCTTGGGGCTGAGGCTGCAGGGGCAGAGCCACCGGCATCCACAGGCTCAGGAAAACTGGCCCATagcggggtggggagaggggagggcaggagatCCCGGCCCTTCTCAGCCTAACAGCATCTCGGAATTGTGGGGAGGTAACGTCTGTGATGCAGTGAGGAAGGGTCCCTGTGGGTGGGTGTCCAGACCCCCGAGCTCCCTCCACGCAAAGCACCCCACTCCCATTCTATCCTCCTCTGGCCTGGACAGTTCCCCGGCTCACCGTGAGTCAGAGGCTCGGGATTGCCCATGTGGATCACCATGTGCTGCTCGGGTCGGCTCGGGGAAGCAGGGGGCCGGGGGACTTGGCTGTAGAAGGCTGGGGCAGCAGAAGCGCTGGCTGTCTCCTCTTGTTTGGGGCTACCACTGGCTGTGGGCAGGAAGAGAGCTGTCAGCAGAGCAGGGAGGCAAGGGCCCCAACAGCAGGTGGAGACCACCACTTACCATCAAAGCTGGACCAGTCAGAGAAGTCGGAAG
Encoded here:
- the ZFPL1 gene encoding zinc finger protein-like 1 isoform X2, encoding MGLCKCPKRKVTNLFCFEHRVNVCEHCLVANHAKCIVQSYLQWLQDSDYNPNCRLCNIPLASRETTRLVCYDLFHWACLNERAAQLPQNTAPAGYQCPSCSGPIFPPTNLAGPVASALREKLATVNWARAGLGLPLIDEVVSPEPEPLNTSDFSDWSSFDASGSPKQEETASASAAPAFYSQVPRPPASPSRPEQHMVIHMGNPEPLTHASAPRKVYDTRDDDRAPGLHGDCDDDKYRRRPALGWLAQLLRSRAGSRKRPLTLLQRAGLLLLLGLLGFLALLALMSRLGRAAADSDPNLDPLMNPHIRVGPS